The nucleotide window TAGCTTTTATTGCTCTCTATACCTAAATTTCTTATAGAACTTGATGTTTACCATGCAGTAAGCCTTCATCTTTCACCATTAatatcagatatatatatatatatatatatatatatatagaatccAATTCTAATAATGCATGATCTCTCCATATGAGTGGTTCATAGATAAGAAGATACTTTGAAGACCTCCCTTCATCACAGAAGAAAACATAAAAGCAAGTAATGCTGCTAAAATATTATCTTACAAActctttttcttaatattttatgttccaatatatatagataaaaagaattgctctctttttttttatgaacagGTCAAAAGCTTGTGGCTAAAATTTATGAGAAGATTGTACTCAGATTTGTGATTTGACCAGTGGGATGACACAGGCCATGATTAATGATCCATGACAAGTTCAAGTGTGGATCAAATCATTCCACAAAATATGTAAAGAAATATGCCAAGTAGTCCTAATCAcgaaagactctctctctcttctctctctctctctctctctctctctcatgcaagTTCTTTAGGGTTGGGACCAAAAGCCAAAACAAGGATGTGCTCCAGAGCTTCCTACCACTGAGCTTGCAATGATGCCTCACTTAGATGCAGAGCTTCAAATCATTATATGCCAAAAATAATTCCTTTAGTGATTCTTAGGGCCGTTCCATAATGGTAAGAATCATAAGAATTAAGTGACATATATTGAACTTAATTCATATCATAATAACTTGCGGAAATGTCGAAGATGTTAGAAATATAGAATAGTCTCATATTGATAATGACCGAAAGAGTTGGATAATATATATTGGGTTTGATCGGACTTTATAATTTAAGCTTTTTATTTCCATAAGTGTAATTTATTATGTTAACACAAGAAGATGATCAGAAGCTATACCGCTCATGAAATCTTAGTTGTTTGATGAGTTTAGGGTTTATGCATCATCCTGTTCACTTATCTCCCTACAATACATCCTTGCAGGTTCCATTCTACATCTCTGCTCAGATCTCGGGGGCCATGGTCTCCTCCTTCGTCCTCCGCGAGCTGCTGCACCCCATCACCAATCTCGGTACCACGACGCCGTCGGACACAGCTCTGAAGGCCTTGGTCATGGAGATCGTGGTCACCTTCTGCATGATGTTCGTCACCTCGGCTGTAGCCACTGATTCCAAAGCTGTGAGTCCGCACCAACTCTTCTCACCGTGCCCACAGTTCATGCATGCTCCTCCTTGTTCTCATGCTTCCCAACACATCTTCGTCCTGTTGCAGGTAGGAGAGTTGGCAGGGTTGGCTGTTGGCTCGGCAGTCTGCATAACCTCCATTCTAGCTGGGTAAAATAATACATCTCGTCATTCTTAGGATTGCAAGACTGACAGTGATACTGGTCATCAAAGTAGGAACCCTAATACTGAAAGTAATGTCACTTAGGTTGTAGATAAGGGTATACTAAGAACATATACTAACTAACACAGACTGAATAAGATTAACAGCAGTTTCAGTAGACGAAATGCATAGGGTTACAGCACTTAAAATGGGATGGAGCTGTGCAGGCCGATCTCAGGAGGGTCGATGAACCCAGCGAGGACGTTAGGCCCGGCGTTGGCGAGCAGGAACTACGATGCTCTGTGGGTGTATCTTCTTGGGCCTGTGGTCGGCACCTTGTTAGGGGCGTTCTCCTACAGCTTCATAAGGATGACTGAGAAGCAACCGCTGTCGACTACCACCCAGAAATTGTCCTCCTTCAAGCTTCGGCGTTTGCAGAGCCAGGACATGCCGAGTCCTTTGGCCGATGCTTCCGGGCGTGTTTAGCCGGCAAGACTGGAGCCTGGGGAAGGAGATCGATGAGGATAAATGCCAAGTATTGTCTTCTCTGTAGCTATTATCGTCATCTTAAGTGGCAGTCAACGACCGACGCCTCATTTCTGTGACGCCATGTCTCCGTTCACACAAACTAAGGCTCTTATAAGTGATATAATGATTCACGTACCAATTCCTCGTCTACGCTTCTCTATACCTTGTTTTCTATTCAACATTTTGGTGGTACCCGTTGTGGTCAACTTTCAGTGTCCAATCATCATCTCCAGTTACTAGTGTGGTAGGCCGCCACAAACGAAaactaaatcatatatatatatatatatatataatcttcttcATATGTATGTGTGTAATATAAATTATACACACATATCATATGTATATCTTTTGAATGTCAAAGGTTATTTTAATTTtcttctaaatttaaatttatcattaaTATTCTCATGAAATCCAATATGTATTATATATTATTGTATTTAATCTTCTTCAGTTGACTATCATTTTCTGGTAAGAATTTTAAGAATAttcttttttgatattttaaaataattatctcttggtctttttttcctgttttaagtgaagaataatattAAATGGAGCAGTGAGGACGGCGTGAGGCATCGTGTCGCCTCCGCGGCTTCTATTTCTCCGTGCCACCATTCCTACTTTCAACCCCCCGACTGCGAGCATGGCGACCTCCAATGCGCTCTTCATCCCCGCCTCCCCCGCGAGCTTCTCCCGAGCCGCCTCGATCTCTCGCTTACGCCTcctttctcctccttttcttcttccgaTCGCGAGGCCGCTGCGGTTCAGACGCGTCTCTTCATCTCTCGCTCCTTCTTCCGCCCCTTCTCCTGTCCTCGATAATTCTCCGTCCCCATCTAAGGTAACCTACTTTTGACCAGATTTCCTTCTTTGCCTTCCCTTTGCCCCTTGTAATTTCTAGTTCAGGCGCCTGAAATTGGGTTTCTGACGGTAGTAATCGTGTTGGATCTTTCTGTGTAAATTGTTCTTGAATTTGTGGATATTTTGTGTTTATGCGAAGCTTTAACTAGATGGTGCATATTTATACGGTTTCCATTGGAAAAGATTGCCCTTTTATTCCCTATTAGAAGAATTTCGTTGTACATAAAATCTGGATGAGTAAAATAGGAGTATTTTCTTCGCTTGCATTTGGGTGATTTAGTATCGTGTTTTGCATTTGGCTGATAAGTGCCTGTGGCATTCCAGACTGGCAAGTGGCAGTGGAATTTTGACGGCAATTCTGTGAACGTCTACTATGAGGAGCATGAGGGGAAGAGTGCTGCAAATGCCAAGCAGATCCTCATGATCCCCACTATCTCGGACGCTAGCACTGTTGAGGAATGGAGGACAGTGGCGAAGGATATTGTTGCGCGAGAAGGAGATGTGCGATGCCGTGCTACTATCGTTGATTGGCCTGGTCTGGGATTTTCTGATAGGCCATCACTGGAGTACAATGCTGATGTCATGGAGAACTTTCTTGTCCAGTTTATCAATGCATCAGATGGTCCTCTGGCAAATTCAGGTGAAATTTTAATATGGGCTGACAAGAGTGACCACTTCCCTCATGTTGCCATTGTTTGTATTAGACATATTCGTGTAGAACTGATCAAAATCCAACTTGATAACATAGGATTCCAATATCATTCCATTATTAAATTGCAAATAGATCCTAAATAAGTTAGACCATTTACTGAACCTTCATACTTAACACATAAAACGGTACAATAATCTCATAGCAAAAGTAACCACTGTCTACAAGTTTCTGCTACAATACCAGCATATATCATCCCCGATTTTCCTGTTTTATTATGTATTTCTTTCTTCTAAATCAGCACATGTTTCTCTGCCATCATAACCAATACCTAGGTAGGCCGCAACTGATTAATGTTTACATCCTAGGGCATTTATTTGATGGGTGAAGGGTGTATTATAGTAGTATAAGAGGATCGAGACTACCGAGCACATTTTGCAAAGAATTAACGTGTATTGGAAATCATATAATGTGCATATAAGACAGCAGATGCA belongs to Musa acuminata AAA Group cultivar baxijiao chromosome BXJ3-5, Cavendish_Baxijiao_AAA, whole genome shotgun sequence and includes:
- the LOC103985432 gene encoding aquaporin NIP2-1-like; the encoded protein is MASHGTRPTTTACNEIHDAVTTHTSISPSLLHRKSLEELFPPFLAEKVVAETIATFLLVFVTCGSAALSKSEAGAVSQLGASVAGGLIVTVMIYAVGHISGAHMNPAVTLAFAVSRHFPWIQVPFYISAQISGAMVSSFVLRELLHPITNLGTTTPSDTALKALVMEIVVTFCMMFVTSAVATDSKAVGELAGLAVGSAVCITSILAGPISGGSMNPARTLGPALASRNYDALWVYLLGPVVGTLLGAFSYSFIRMTEKQPLSTTTQKLSSFKLRRLQSQDMPSPLADASGRV